One segment of Purpureocillium takamizusanense chromosome 7, complete sequence DNA contains the following:
- the ssr2 gene encoding SWI/SNF and RSC complex subunit Ssr2 (EggNog:ENOG503NUCF~COG:B) — protein sequence MEDSATYGSPGNGASPNGNPILAQPPLQPDAGATDGHDIQMTENNANEAIIKQDSATPGPVVAPDDPLNAPEGPPAETTVRADEEMGDAPTDNAKQPAAAAGEQAVPVSDGQDSKPKETIESAAREHLVSQTHAIVLPSYSTWFDMNGIHGIERKAMAEFFNNRNRSKTPTVYKDYRDFMINTYRLNPAEYLTVTACRRNLAGDVCAIMRVHAFLEQWGLINYQVDADQRPSHVGPPFTGHFKIICDTPRGLQAWQPSADPVVLEGKKNQDTDRKASASAAGKGDLNLEIGRNIYEANAKGTPVGNTETKSNGEAPATNGVSGADELTTTPVTKVNCHQCGNDCTRVYFHSTQTDPTSKAKYDVCPLCFTEGRLPANHTSSMYTKIENPAYATGVDRDAPWSDAEILRLLEGLERFDEDWGEIADHVGTRTREECVLQFLQLDIEEKYLGSEPAVNAPTGLSMLGSQHGQLPFSSVDNPVMSVVGFLASLANPASTAAAAHKSADELKRSLRKQLDGGQQTDTGNGVPGSKKEEGEAPKGGDLMDVDVHQELTTTSTTRTTTTTTTTTTNKATLASVPLASIGARAAGFASHEEREMTRLVSAAANVTLQKLEMKLKYFNEMEEVLRAERRELERGRQQLLLDRIAFRRRTRNVEEKLRAAAAVGGEQGARIAHESAAGEAEGLSFQPAGTTSATLLPPSSDVQIKSHEV from the exons ATGGAGGATTCTGCAACATACGGCTCCCCTGGGAACGGCGCATCCCCCAATGGGAACCCTATATTGGCACAACCTCCGCTACAGCCTGATGCTGGTGCGACCGATGGTCACG ACATTCAAATGACCGAAAACAACGCCAAtgaggccatcatcaagcaAGACAGCGCCACCCCCGGCCCGGTGGTGGCTCCCGACGACCCATTGAACGCCCCGGAAGGTCCTCCGGCTGAGACAACGGTTCGCGCTGATGAGGAGATGGGCGATGCGCCGACCGACAATGCcaagcagccagccgccgctgcaggcgAGCAGGCAGTACCCGTAAGCGACGGCCAGGATAGCAAGCCCAAGGAGACCATCGAgtccgccgcccgagaaCACCTCGTCTCTCAGACACATGCCATTGTGCTACCTAGCTACAGCACTTGGTTCGATATGAACGGTATCCATGGCATTGAGcgcaaggccatggcggagTTCTTCAACAACCGAAACAGAAGCAAGACACCCACGGTGTACAAGGATTACCGGGACTTCATGATCAACACGTACCGCCTCAACCCTGCCGAGTACCTCACAGTCACAGCCTGTCGTCGCAATTTGGCAGGGGACGTGTGCGCCATTATGAGAGTGCATGCCTTCCTGGAACAGTGGGGGCTTATCAACTACCAG GTGGACGCGGACCAAAGGCCATCGCACGTCGGGCCGCCCTTCACCGGACACTTCAAAATCATCTGCGACACTCCCCGCGGTCTCCAAGCGTGGCAGCCATCGGCTGACCCTGTGGTTCTCGAAGGCAAGAAGAACCAGGATACAGACAGGAAAGCCAGTGCCTCAGCCGCCGGGAAAGGCGACTTGAATCTCGAAATTGGGCGGAACATTTACGAAGCCAACGCCAAGGGCACTCCCGTCGGAAACACGGAGACGAAGTCAAATGGCGAGGCGCCAGCGACGAACGGGGTGTCGGGCGCGGATGAGCTTACCACGACGCCGGTGACAAAGGTGAATTGTCATCAGTGCGGCAATGACTGCACGCGCGTCTACTTTCACAGCACACAAACGGATCCGACTTCCAAGGCCAAGTACGATGTGTGCCCGCTCTGCTTCACGGAGGGCCGGCTACCCGCAAACCATACCTCCAGCATGTACACGAAGATTGAGAATCCAGCGTACGCGACGGGTGTTGATCGGGATGCCCCATGGAGCGATGCTGAGATACTTCGACTACTTGAAGGATTGGAGCGGTTCGACGAAGACTGGGGTGAGATTGCGGATCACGTGGGAACCCGAACTCGTGAAGAGTGTGTCTTGCAGTTCCTTCAGCTCGACATTGAGGAGAAGTATCTTGGCTCAGAACCTGCCGTCAACGCACCGACAGGCCTGTCGATGCTAGGATCGCAACACGGGCAGCTTCCATTCAGCTCAGTAGACAACCCGGTAATGTCGGTCGTGGGTTTCCTGGCTAGTCTCGCGAATCCAgccagcacggccgccgccgcacacaAATCGGCCGACGAGTTGAAGCGGAGCTTGCGGAAGCAGCTCGATGGAGGCCAGCAAACCGACACGGGCAACGGTGTCCCTGGCagcaagaaggaggagggggaggcaCCCAAGGGTGGCGACTTGATGGATGTAGATGTCCACCAggagctgacgacgacgtccacgacaaggacgactacgacgactacgactacGACTACGAACAAGGCGACCTTGGCATCGGTCCCTCTGGCGTCAAtcggcgcgcgggccgcgggcTTCGCATCGCACGAAGAACGCGAAATGACGCGACTTGTTTCGGCGGCCGCCAATGTGACGCTGCAGAAACTGGAGATGAAACTCAAATATTTCAACGAAATGGAGGAAGTGCTGCGGGCGGAGAGGCGCGAGCTGGAGCGTGGTCGTCAGCAGCTCCTGCTGGATAGGATCGCGTTTCGGAGGCGGACGCGCAAcgtggaggagaagctcagagcggcggctgcagtgGGTGGTGAGCAGGGAGCTCGCATCGCACACGAGtcagcggcgggcgaggctgaAGGCCTGAGTTTCCAACCAGCCGGCACCACGTCAGCAACACTGCTTCCGCCCAGCAGTGATGTGCAGATTAAGAGTCATGAGGTGTGA